The Caldisericum exile AZM16c01 region TACATATTAAGGATTAGAACCTTTATGGAAATCAAAATATATTGGATAATTTCCGTTTGCAGTTGTGCAGGGCACTAATGAACCACAGGGCCTTGCATCGATCCCGGTATGTCCATCAACTGTATACCAACGATAATATGCAATTCCAGATGAAGAAACTGCAATATACTACATGCTGAGCGTGTAAGTATCAGTTTCTGCTAGCACTTGTGCAGTAGAGCCTATATGAATGTTTGATTGTGCTGTGGTCTGCCAAGTTGTAGCTACACCAAGTTTCGCTTGAATAGCACCTATTATAGCATTCTTTAACTCGGTTGTTACTTCTCCATTTACCTGGATACTTCCCGTGTACGATCTTAAATAGTCTGTTGAAACCTCAATCATTTGTGGGCCACCTCTTGCAACTACATAATTAATAAGGTATCCTCTTAATTGTTTATATCCATTTCCGAATACATAATGATCAAACCTTTCGGTATAAAAACTTCCTCCATCTGGTGAAACACTTGGTTTTGTAGATGTACTATTCTTGTTCAGTAAAACTGCTTTGTTAAATGCTTCATTCAAAAGATACTGAATATGGTTAAGATTGTATCGCTCTATATACGCTTGTTGATCATCATATGCTTTAACATTAAGACCTCCTGCGTTAGTAAACAAGAGTGTTAATACTAAAACAACTAAAATTAACTTTATTTTCTTCATCTTAACCTCCTTATTAAAATTTTACTTCAACTTTTTTTAAAATTCCGTCTTTTTCCTTTCACTTTTCGTCCTCTTTTTGCCTATCTCTACCTCCTTTACCTCGGAGCCTTGCCTCAATTTGAGGGGTTGAACTGCACCCCTCAATACTCCCCAAAAAGTCATCTTCCTTTTCACTTTATTTTATCAATCTCTTCCGTCAAGAGTTTTAAAAAAATTCCCTCAAAATTTTTCCTCTTATATAATAAATATGAGACATTCAAAAAAGTTTGATGAACTTTTAAGGAATTCTAAAGATTTATAAGCACCAATATAAGATTTTGGACAATCATAGCAAACATTTGCAAGTTTCTTTCCATTCTAAGTTAAATTTATAATTGTACTAATAGAATTGGAAAGCCCTAACTAAAAGTTAGGGCCATTTATTAAAAAAACAAGTGTGATAAACTAATGCTGTATAAATTGACTACTTACTGCAGGAATAAAAGCTTCAAACTTTCCCTTATCCCCATTTTTGTATAAGATTTCGCCAGAAAGTTTGTAAACAGGCTGGACGAATTCTTCTCCTAACTCAAGTGTTGTGCCAATATCTCCATAATATTCTGTCTCAATTTTATCAATAATTACTTTTTCTGCTTCGGGATTTTCAAGTTCGACTTTCCATGCTGTTACTTCGTTATTTTTAAGTTGTTTGACTACTTCGTCAGTAGACTTTAAAGTATAATTTCCAATAGGAGTAAGGGTATATAAAGTCGAAACTAAACCTTCAACTTTGCCCTTGTCTCCAATTATAAGTCCAAATTTTGGACCGGTAATCTCTTTATTATCGATAGTTGGGTGGAAAGTAATAACTTTATCAATGATAATTTCTTCATTAAATGAAGGGTGATATGTTATGTTGCTAATGGAGGTTCTATATTGATAAAGTTCTGGTAAGAGCTTGTATTTGTCTACAAATGATTTCGCTAAAGCAAGACATTCTTCATCTCCTGGGACTTCTTTGCCTGGAGTATAATCGTATAAATTCTGTGTACCAAATTCAAAAAAGCCCGTTTTTTTATAAATAGTTAAAGTGTTGCCTGCCTGTTTTCTTATTACGGTATTCTCATCTTCTTTCGAAATTGCGTTTATGTCTATGCCAAATATCGCGCAGAGTTTTCCAGTTCCTTTTTCATCAATTTTGATAGACTCAACTTTATACACAAGCGCCTCATGCGGAGGGTTTGATACATCTGTACCCAATTGTACACCAAAATCGTGTGGGATGAAACCACCATAAGAAGGCAATTTAAGTGAAGGAAGTAATTCAGGGTTTTCACTATATTTATTTTTAGTGCATCCAGAAAATGATAAGCTTGCTACAATGATAAAAACAGTTATAATGAAAATTTTAATATTGTTTTTCATTACTCGCCTCCTTTAGTTAATCTGCTCATCCCAGTATGAATGTTCCTCTGGGTGTTACAAGAAAGGGTCTGGGTCCGAACTATAATTATCCCATTTATCATCTTTAGAAATGTTTGCTCCCATTACTCTTGCGATTGTATTTGATAAGTGTCCGTTCTGATACTCATAAGATGCAGTAAAAAATGAATATTTAAAAGAATTGTCCTGTGCAATGAGCTGGCCGTATTTAGTACCTTCGTTCGAATCTAACCACATTCCACTTGCAAACCCATAACAAGATGTACCCCATTAAAAATATGCTTTAGATTATTGTAATAAGTTTGATTACCAAAATTTGTCAGGAAATTACAACAATACATTGTAGCCCATTTTATACGATAGCCGCTTCCTCCATGGGAACCCCATGAAATTTCACTCCAATCTGCATTTACAGCATCGGCATAACGTGAAGGATGATAAGGTGGATTGCTGCTATTTTGAGTAAAAAAATGTGCTGCTGCATTTCCGTTACCCAAAAAATTGGCACTGACTCCGTGTCCAGCAAAAGCAAAAAATCAACAGAATTTGCATTAATACCAGTTAAGTCACTTTCCCATGCATATTTATCAGCATGTGAAAATGAATTGATAAAGATGCCTGAACCAAGTGCACTCTTTAATTTGTTTACATATTCAACTCCATAACGGTCTCCAAAATTGCAACCTCCTATCGACTGATACCCGTCTACGCCGTCAAAGCCGCTATAAAGTATTAAGCCACCAGAAGCACTTGCTTTATAAATATTGAAAAACGATAGTCCGCATATTGATAGAGAAAGTATAAATACAACTGCATTTAATGACTTGTATTTTTCCATTTCAATGCCTCCTTGTACAATATTTTTTATTTTCTTTTTCAAATTCAACATTTGCTATCTTTTCTAATAAAATCTTTCTTCGCCTTTCCTCCTTATCTCAGAGCCTTGCCCTCGGTTTAAAGCATCACCTCCAATCCCGAGGGAGATTCCGCTCCTGTTTATACCTTATTTTATACTCTCTCTTGTCAATACATTTTTAAGAGATTTTTGGTTTTAGTGAAATTCATTTTGCACTTTAAGCAAAAATCCTTCCTCATATAATAAGACTCTCAAACTCCAAAAAAGTTCTACAATTTTTATGGAATTTTTGTGCAAATTTACGGATCTCGTCATATGCCTTTTTAGAGTGCAGTAGTTTCACGGTTTTCAATTTTTCTTGTTTAAGGCAGGGCTATTTTACATTCAATCTATCAATCTATTTTACAATTTTATCTAAGTAGTTTAACCGCTCGTTAATGGTATTAAAATCCTTTTTAAGTAAAATTTTCTCTCTCATCGGGCTCTGTGCCCATGGGAGCTCAAATATAGTGGCGAGTAGAGTTTTTATATTCTATCTACCCACAATTCGCCTAATCAGAGGGATTTAAAGGGATAATTTTTACAGAACTTACTCGTAAAAACTACATTACTTAAATTAGTTCTTAATTATATGGTTTACTTACAGAATCACTTACGCTACCACTTCCATACCAGAGATAAGTATCAGGAGTTATTGTTGTGCCGCTCCATTCCCAGTCAACACTATCATTATATGTAGAAGAAGTGTCAATGTTAGCACCTGTATAGTCTAGAGATCCAACTTTCGTGTAGTACAGCGTCTGGCCATTTATAACATAGGTAATTAAAGCGCCATTCCCAAGACATGTTTCAGCAGGTTGAAATTTCCATCCTCCTGTCGCATAATAACCTACCTTGCTTATTAGTGCTCTCCAATTTGTGTTGTTCACAACGTTAGGGCTTTCAACACCAAATTGGAAATGTTTAAAAGTGACAGGAATTTGGTTTATATAAACAGTAGATGTTCCAACAAGGAAAGTGGTAGAAGAAAAAGCAGAGCTACTCCATGAATAAATTACTGGTGCATCATACTGAAGAGCTGAAAGATTGGGATATGCATAGAGTTTATAAATAATATTCGAGCCACTCACTTCCATTCTCTCGTAAAAAGCTGGATAAGAAACTGAGGCTATGTTGTTGCTTTGCCCAATTTGATAAGTACCATCAATCTTCCACCACTGAGGAGCCCAATTAATGTTTCCTGTAGTGCTTCCATTATTATATAATGCCACTCCGTTTTGGAAGATGCATCCTGTTTGTGTGTTTCCCGTTCCAGTAGCTCCAGCTACACTTATAACACCACCAAGCCACGTATTAGTTCCTATGAGCTGTGGATTTGTAGATTGATAACTAATTGAAGCAATGACTTTATTAGTAGTTGTGAAGCTATTATTAAAGTAACCACCTACATAAGGTTGTGCTTGCTCAGCGCAGATGAGACTCGGAAGTACAAAAATTAAAAACAAGCAATACATGCTGCAAACAAAAATGCGTAAAACTTTGCTCATGTTCTCCTCCTCTAATTAAAATGTACAAATGCTAAAACTTGGAGCAAGTTCTGAGTCATTTGGTATCAAGACTACATTTGTATCTTCGCAAATTATTCCATAAGGATTTAAAGTGAAGGGCTGTACATCATTAGGAAAATCTTTAGGAATGCTTAAGGTCATTACAACATCGACAGATTGTCCCGCCTTAATCGTAACTGACTTTTTATTAAAACTAATGTAGTCGTTAATATTTACTTTATCGGTTCCCTTGACATTTCCATCTTTATCTCTTATTGGGTAATAAACTTCAACCTGTCCACCTGACATATCTTTGGGATCAAACTTTACATGGGCTTCGGTTACGGTTGGATCATAACTTACAAACGTTAAAAGCAGTGGTATGGTAAGTTTTTCGCCTTTTTTCAAAAGGTAGACGCCCTTCTTTGGTTTTGGAAGAGAATATTCCTTTAATGGAGAATTAGGAGAGAGGCTTATATCAATATAACCCTTAGTATTATACTCTTTTGCTATCTTTGGATCACGTAATTGGGATGTCAAGAGCATAGGTATTGCAAAAGAATGAGTGTCTATATACCTCATTGTAAAGTAAGTTGCTATAGATCTATAAAGTACTATTCCTGCAACTGCCAAAACAATTAATAAAATTGCTATGTTTTTTTTCTTCATTTTTACCTCCTAGTTAAAATTTTATTTTAATTTCTCTTTTCTTAAAATTTGATTTTATCTACCCTTTTTTCTTTTTTCCCTTTTTACCTCCTTTTCCTCGGAGCCTTGCCCTTACATTGAGGGGTAAACTACACCCCTCAAACTCCCCAAAAAGTCATTTTCCTTTTCACTTTATTTTATCAATCTCTTCCGTCAAGACTTTTAAAAATTTCCCTAAAAGATTTTTCCTCTCATAATATAGATACAAAAACCTTAAAAAAAGTTCCGTAATTTTAAAAGAATTTTTTTAAAAAGTTCCTAACTCGACAAATTTCAAAGTGTATTCATTTGTTTCGGCTGCTTATCCTTAATTTCCTCTAAAAATTTGAAATCTTTTTAGACCAAAATTGGGAGACTTATTTAAATTAAGTATGATGTCTCTTTGCTTTATATGATACTAAATTAGTATTTTAAATTATGATTTTTTAAATTTGAATTTTTCGAAACAAGTTCAAAATGCATATCAAATAACATAGTATTTATTGAACGTTTAAAATTTGAATGTTTTATTGCAAAAGTTTTTTAGTATAATGTTGAAATAAAGGAGAGCAAAATGGATATAGTTGAGGTAAAAAATATTTCAAAAAGTTACGGAAGTATTCTTGCAGTTTCTAAGTTGAGTTTTTCCGTTAAAGAGGGAGAAATCTTTGGCCTTTTAGGACCAAATGGTGCAGGAAAGACAACAACTATCTCGATATTATCAACACTTATTAAGCCAGATGAAGGCGATGCGTTTATACTTAGCCATTCTGTTGTAAAAGAACAAGGCAAAGTTAAGAAGTTAATTGGAGTTGTGCCTCAGGATATAGCACTATACCCAACCTTAACTGTCTATGAAAATCTTTCGTTTTTTACGGATTTATATGGCGTAAAAAACAAGAAAAGTGCAATCGAAAAAGTTTTGGATATCGTTCAACTTAAGGAGCGAGCAAAAAGTCGAGTGGATACTTTGTCAACAGGTATGAAAAGAAGACTTAATATTGCAGTTGGTCTTCTTCCAGAGCCAAAGGTTTTGATTTTGGATGAGCCAACTGTTGGCGTAGACGCACAAACGAGAGCAAACATTCTTGAATCAATAAAGGAACTAAATAAAGATTCAGGTATTACTGTTATCTATACAAGCCATTATATGGACGAAGTAGAGTATCTTTGCAATCGGATCGCTATTATTGATTTTGGTAAACTGAAAGCATTAGGAACACTTCAGGAACTTAAGGCGATTGTTTCCGAAAAGGATGTCATTGAACTTTCTTTGGAAGAAGAGGTGAATAACTCAACAAAAGAGAAAATTTTAAAGATCGAGGGCGTTAAAAGTGTTGAGGTGGCACAGAAAAGCATAAAAATTGTAGTAAACGGCACGAACGTTGTGCTTCCAGAACTCATAAAAGTTATTTCAGTTACTACAAAGATAAGATCAATCTCTATCAAAGAGCCAGACCTTGAAACAGTTTTCCTTGCACTGACTGGGAGAGCACTTAGGGAATGAGGAAAATTCTTGCAGTTGCCTTTAAAGATATAAAAATTCGTTTTCGTGATGTTAGGTTTATTTTTACAGTTTTACTTTTACCATTGCTACTTATTTTCTTTATAAGTTCGACATTTTCGTTTAGTTATGAACCGTTTGAAGTGAATATTGCGGTATTAATTGAAGATAACGATCTTGGGAAAATATTTCTGAACGACGTCTTTAAGGGCGAAGAGTTAAAAGATATAATAATAATTAAAAATGTTAGCTCTGTAGATGAAGGAAAGAAACTTTTAGATGAAGGCGATGTTTCTGCATTTGTATATATTGATAAAGACTTTTCAAGAAAGGTATATGAAAATGAGGATGCAAAAATATACGTCTATGGAAACCCAAATGAGTCAATTAAACCCAATTTTGTAAAAGAGGTGAGTGAAATTTTTGCACTTAATGTAATGCGTTATAGAGCAATTTTGAATGGCCTTGTTGGGGTACTTTCAAATAGGATAAATGATAAATCACAAATAAGTTATGAAGCGTTAAATTCGTTTTTTAAAGAACTTTCGGATGCGTTATCAAAAGAAAGAACGGATCTTCTCAAACTAAACACACAACTTGCAACAACTAGGTCTATCTCTTCATTTGAGTATTATTCAGTTGGAATTGGTGTTATGTACATTATGTTTGCAACAAATATGTTTTCTGAAGCGTTCTTTGAGGAAATGCGCTATAACACACTTTACAGGCTTCTTACTGCACCTATAAGCAAGATTCAAATTTTTGCGGGGAAAGTGCTTGGCGTGTTTCTAATGGGGTTTATTGAAATGCTTCTTATTATTCTTTTTTCTTATTTTGTTTACGGAGTCCGTTGGGGAAACATTTTAAATCTGTTAATTGTTTCCATTATTACAGTTTTTACATTTTCGTCACTTTCGCTACTACTTGCCTCTTTAACAAAAAGTGAAAGTGAAATTTCTTCAATTGGTCCTATTGTTGCACTTGTGTTTGGTTTTTTAGGAGGGTCAATGTGGCCTTTATTTCTCTTTCCGGATTTCCTAAAGAAGTTATCAATGATTATTCCAAATAGATGGGCAATAAACGTATACATATCCCTTTTATATGGTGATAGTTTCACGTATATTTCAAAAAGTCTCGTTATTCTTACTATATTTGGTTGCGTTTTTCTTTTGCTTTCCTTAGTAAATTTTTCAAGGAGAGATTATGTTTAAAAGCGTTTTTGCGATATTGAAGAAAAACCTATACGTGAGTTTTAAAGACAACGGGTTTCTCCTATGGCTTATCGTTGTACCAATATTGTGGACTTTCCTTCTTGGGATTGTTCAGGAAAATTCTAAGAATTCTTTTATAAACATTGGCGTTTGTTCTCTTGATAAAAGCGAGTATGGGCAATTTTTGATTGAAGCACTTACAAGGGAAAGTGGTGTAAAACTTTACACATATAGCGATGAGGAGAGCCTAAAACGTGCCGTAAGGAGCGAAGATATTGAGTTAGGGCTTGTTTTTCCTTATAGTTTGGCGGAAGATCTAAGAGCCCATAAAAGTGTAGAAATTTATGCATTTACTTCTTTAAATTCCTCTTCAAAGTTGGCGGAGAGTAAATTTAGAAAGATCTTAACAAGGCTTTCAATTGATGTCCAGGCAACTTTGGCAGCAGATTCTCTTGTAAAAGAACTTGGAATTCCTGAGCAAAATAAAGTAAAACTTGAAAAAATTGCATTCGTTTTATCAAACACTTATCTTGAAGAATTCCCATCTGTATCCGTTGAGTACTTAAATTCATCTTCAAAACAAATTATTCCCGAAGGATTTGTCCAAACTTCTCCTGGGTTTCTATCGATGTTTCTTATGATGGATATTTTCTTCGCTTCAGGCTACCTTATATTTGAGAAAGAAAAAGGACTATTTAAAAGATTATTAACGTTTCCAATAAGTAAAGTATCAATAATTACTGGTTATTTCTTGTATCTTTTTATTGTAGGCTTTATTCAATTTTTAATACTCTCACTGTTTGGCCAGTTTGTTTTATCGGTTGATTATTTTAAAAATCCACTCATCACATTTTCTTTTGTTATATACATATTTTGTATTGCGTCATTATCGATGGTTGTCTTTACATTTTCAAGAAAGACAAGCGAAGTGTCTGTCTATGGAATTGCTCTTTCAATGGTTTTGAGTGTTCTTGGAGGAAGTTGGTGGCCTGTTGAAATAATGCCACCTATTATGAAAGTAATCGCAAGGTTTACACCCCAATTTTATGTACTTGATTCATTTAACCGTTTGTATTTT contains the following coding sequences:
- a CDS encoding ABC transporter permease; this encodes MRKILAVAFKDIKIRFRDVRFIFTVLLLPLLLIFFISSTFSFSYEPFEVNIAVLIEDNDLGKIFLNDVFKGEELKDIIIIKNVSSVDEGKKLLDEGDVSAFVYIDKDFSRKVYENEDAKIYVYGNPNESIKPNFVKEVSEIFALNVMRYRAILNGLVGVLSNRINDKSQISYEALNSFFKELSDALSKERTDLLKLNTQLATTRSISSFEYYSVGIGVMYIMFATNMFSEAFFEEMRYNTLYRLLTAPISKIQIFAGKVLGVFLMGFIEMLLIILFSYFVYGVRWGNILNLLIVSIITVFTFSSLSLLLASLTKSESEISSIGPIVALVFGFLGGSMWPLFLFPDFLKKLSMIIPNRWAINVYISLLYGDSFTYISKSLVILTIFGCVFLLLSLVNFSRRDYV
- a CDS encoding ABC transporter permease → MFKSVFAILKKNLYVSFKDNGFLLWLIVVPILWTFLLGIVQENSKNSFINIGVCSLDKSEYGQFLIEALTRESGVKLYTYSDEESLKRAVRSEDIELGLVFPYSLAEDLRAHKSVEIYAFTSLNSSSKLAESKFRKILTRLSIDVQATLAADSLVKELGIPEQNKVKLEKIAFVLSNTYLEEFPSVSVEYLNSSSKQIIPEGFVQTSPGFLSMFLMMDIFFASGYLIFEKEKGLFKRLLTFPISKVSIITGYFLYLFIVGFIQFLILSLFGQFVLSVDYFKNPLITFSFVIYIFCIASLSMVVFTFSRKTSEVSVYGIALSMVLSVLGGSWWPVEIMPPIMKVIARFTPQFYVLDSFNRLYFLNRGLYEVSKNLLVLFLVGIVSLLVSIILLVSKNSAK
- a CDS encoding ABC transporter ATP-binding protein, coding for MDIVEVKNISKSYGSILAVSKLSFSVKEGEIFGLLGPNGAGKTTTISILSTLIKPDEGDAFILSHSVVKEQGKVKKLIGVVPQDIALYPTLTVYENLSFFTDLYGVKNKKSAIEKVLDIVQLKERAKSRVDTLSTGMKRRLNIAVGLLPEPKVLILDEPTVGVDAQTRANILESIKELNKDSGITVIYTSHYMDEVEYLCNRIAIIDFGKLKALGTLQELKAIVSEKDVIELSLEEEVNNSTKEKILKIEGVKSVEVAQKSIKIVVNGTNVVLPELIKVISVTTKIRSISIKEPDLETVFLALTGRALRE